A portion of the Lolium rigidum isolate FL_2022 chromosome 1, APGP_CSIRO_Lrig_0.1, whole genome shotgun sequence genome contains these proteins:
- the LOC124660332 gene encoding 7-deoxyloganetin glucosyltransferase-like: MDMERMMQAARPHAVVVPYPCPGNINPALQLAKLLYLQGVYVTFVNTEHNHQRVVATDGAEALRGCDGFRFETIPDGLSAAERGAHDYGLSLSMAVSQRCAAPLRELIARLNCTAGVPPVTCVVPTFMMSFALDVARELGLQSMSLWGCSAGALMGHMKLPELRDKGYFPVKGISFVTIWEIYFSIIDWIPGMPPIKLGDISGFLRRTDDPDSFGLRFNESETRNLAKAGAVILNTFDELESDVLSALRAEYPRVYTIGPLGSLLRHHHINNDATAGDSTSLNLWKKDTEFVPWLDAQEPNSVVYVNFGSHAVLTPEQMAEFAWGLAAAGYPFLWAVRDSDVLAGLPPDFLSEVSGRCRLTTWCAQEHVLRHRAVGCFLTHNGWNSTCESIAAGVPMVCWPGFADQYTNSMYACEVWRVGTRLDDEVRREQVARRVREVMQVENGVRGSAEMWKAKGEEAVCAGGTSHDNMQQMVKAINIKATDS; the protein is encoded by the exons ATGGACATGGAAAGGATGATGCAAGCGGCGAGGCCTCATGCCGTGGTGGTGCCGTACCCATGCCCCGGCAACATTAACCCGGCACTGCAGCTCGCGAAGCTGCTGTACCTGCAGGGCGTGTATGTGACTTTCGTGAACACGGAGCACAACCACCAACGCGTGGTGGCCACCGATGGCGCCGAGGCCTTGCGCGGCTGCGACGGCTTCCGGTTCGAGACGATCCCCGATGGCTTGTCTGCAGCGGAACGGGGCGCGCATGACTATGGACTGAGCCTGTCCATGGCCGTCAGCCAGCGCTGCGCTGCTCCCCTCAGAGAGCTCATCGCGCGGCTGAACTGCACCGCCGGTGTGCCGCCCGTGACATGCGTGGTACCGACGTTCATGATGAGCTTCGCGCTGGACGTGGCGCGTGAGCTGGGCCTCCAGAGTATGTCGCTCTGGGGATGCAGCGCAGGCGCTCTCATGGGACACATGAAGCTCCCGGAACTCAGGGATAAAGGATATTTCCCTGTCAAAGGTATTTCATTTGTCACTATTTGGGAAATATATTTTA GCATCATCGACTGGATCCCCGGCATGCCACCGATAAAACTGGGCGACATCTCGGGCTTCCTTCGTAGAACTGACGACCCCGACAGCTTCGGCCTCCGCTTCAACGAATCGGAGACCCGCAACCTCGCAAAGGCCGGGGCCGTCATCCTCAACACCTTCGATGAACTCGAGTCCGACGTCCTCTCCGCCCTCCGTGCCGAGTACCCGCGCGTGTATACTATTGGCCCCTTGGGTTCCCTCCTCCGCCACCATCACATCAACAATGACGCTACCGCCGGCGACTCCACAAGCCTCAACCTGTGGAAGAAGGACACCGAATTTGTTCCATGGCTAGACGCCCAGGAACCCAACTCCGTGGTGTACGTCAACTTTGGCAGCCACGCGGTGCTGACGCCTGAGCAGATGGCCGAGTTCGCGTGGGGCCTCGCCGCGGCGGGCTACCCGTTCCTGTGGGCGGTGAGGGACAGCGACGTCCTTGCCGGACTGCCACCGGATTTCCTGTCGGAGGTGTCCGGTCGGTGCCGCCTGACCACGTGGTGCGCGCAGGAACACGTCCTGCGCCACCGTGCGGTGGGCTGCTTCCTGACGCACAACGGCTGGAACTCGACGTGCGAGAGCATCGCCGCGGGCGTGCCGATGGTGTGCTGGCCGGGGTTCGCGGACCAGTACACGAACAGCATGTACGCCTGCGAGGTGTGGCGCGTTGGCACGCGGCTGGACGACGAGGTGAGGAGGGAGCAGGTTGCCCGCCGTGTGAGGGAGGTGATGCAGGTGGAGAACGGTGTCAGGGGAAGCGCCGAGATGTGGAAGGCGAAGGGCGAGGAAGCCGTTTGTGCCGGTGGCACGTCGCACGACAACATGCAGCAGATGGTGAAGGCGATCAACATCAAGGCTACCGACTCATGA